The following are encoded together in the Equus przewalskii isolate Varuska chromosome 14, EquPr2, whole genome shotgun sequence genome:
- the MRPL53 gene encoding large ribosomal subunit protein mL53 codes for MAAGLARLGLRSVKQVRVQFCPFEKDVESTRTFLQAVSSEKVRSTNLNCAVIADVRHDGSEPCVDVLFGDGHRLVMRGAHLTAREMLTAFASHIQARSAQASSAAGSGDKPGAGTGS; via the exons ATGGCGGCGGGCTTGGCTCGGCTCGGGCTGCGGTCTGTCAAGCAGGTTCGGGTTCAATTCTGCCCCTTCGAGAAGGACGTGGAGTCGACGAG GACCTTCCTCCAGGCGGTGAGCAGCGAGAAGGTGCGCTCCACCAACCTCAACTGCGCGGTGATTGCGGACGTGCGGCACGACGGCTCCGAACCCTGCGTGGACGTGCTTTTCG GAGACGGGCATCGCCTGGTGATGCGCGGCGCCCACCTCACCGCCCGGGAAATGCTCACTGCCTTCGCCTCCCACATCCAGGCCAGGAGCGCCCAGGCCAGTAGCGCGGCGGGGAGCGGGGACAAGCCAGGCGCTGGGACCGGGTCCTGA